Proteins from one Sander lucioperca isolate FBNREF2018 chromosome 16, SLUC_FBN_1.2, whole genome shotgun sequence genomic window:
- the LOC118493349 gene encoding GA-binding protein subunit beta-2-like — MSLVDLGKRLLEAARKGQDDEVRNLMANGAPFTTDWLGTSPLHLAAQHGHYSTADVLLRAGVSRDARTKVDRTPLHMAAAEGHTVIVELLVRSGADINAKDMLKMTALHWAAQHGHHGVAETLIKHGADVHALSKFDKSPFDIAADIQNTELMLLLQEGMQNQVNMNQVSMNVETSSTNQPQFIIQGIPSIQGGVVNLADLLNKANQGDSEEAMAANALDSNIQHATVVNEAGQRVITIVTDQHGNLQTTGGMPPPFFVTMQHGQQMLAVPANTVTEEVVTEEPQPPPSRKRKLEVTNNHNDTGETELLQRQLLEANRKAQEYRTQLMRKEQEAEQYRIKLEAMSQSQTNNNNNNTNNTAVAGGNAASPEEVVGGDEDEEEAAGAMVEEGEMVVLQDGGIIMEGEEGQVTLVETGGETTEVSS; from the exons atgtcGCTGGTAGACCTCGGGAAGCGTCTGCTGGAGGCGGCGCGGAAAGGTCAAGACGATGAGGTCAGAAACCTGATGGCCAACGGAGCGCCGTTCACCACCGACTGG TTGGGGACGTCCCCGCTGCATCTGGCCGCTCAGCACGGCCATTACTCCACGGCCGACGTCCTGCTGAGGGCCGGCGTCAGCAGAGACGCCCGCACCAAGGTGGACCGGACGCCGCTGCACATGGCCGCCGCCGAGGGCCACACGGTCATCGTGGAGCTGCTGGTCCGG AGCGGCGCGGACATCAACGCCAAAGACATGCTGAAGATGACGGCGCTGCACTGGGCGGCGCAGCACGGCCACCACGGCGTCGCCGAGACGCTCATCAAGCACGGAGCCGACGTGCACGCGCTCAGCAAGTTCGACAAGTCGCCGTTTGACATCGCCGCCGACATCCAGAACACGGagctgatgctgctgctgcag gagggcATGCAGAACCAGGTGAACATGAACCAGGTGAGCATGAACGTGGAGACCAGCAGCACCAACCAGCCGCAGTTCATCATCCAGGGAATCCCCTCCATCCAGGGAGGAGTGGTGAACCTCGCAGACCTGCTCAACAAGGCCAACCAAG gCGACTCAGAGGAAGCAATGGCCGCCAATGCTCTGGACTCCAACATCCAGCACGCCACCGTTGTCAACGAGGCGGGTCAGAGGGTCATCACCATAGTAACGGACCAGCACGGCAACCTGCAGACCACAGGAGGGATGCCGCCGCCGTTCTTCGTCACCATGCAGCACGGACAGCAGA tgttggCGGTGCCGGCCAACACCGTGACGGAGGAGGTGGTGACGGAGGAGCCTCAGCCTCCGCCCTCTAGGAAGAGGAAGCTGGAGGTGACCAACAACCACAACGACACAGGAGAGAcg gaGTTGCTGCAGAGGCAGCTGCTGGAGGCCAACAGGAAGGCGCAAGAGTACCGGACGCAGCTGATGCGTAAGGAGCAGGAGGCCGAGCAGTACCGCATCAAGCTAGAGGCCATGTCCCAGAGCcagaccaacaacaacaacaacaacaccaacaacaccGCCGTCGCCGGGGGCAACGCTGCCAGCCCCGAGGAAGTGGTGGGCGGCGACGAGGACGAAGAGGAGGCGGCCGGGGCGATGGTGGAGGAGGGCGAGATGGTCGTGCTGCAGGACGGAGGCATCATcatggagggggaggaggggcagGTCACGCTGGTGGAGACGGGCGGAGAGACCACGGAGGTCAGCTCCTAA